A genomic stretch from uncultured Pseudodesulfovibrio sp. includes:
- a CDS encoding glycosyltransferase family 4 protein, translating into MPKLSRYGGAEAFAWRLSEALAQRGHDVDFICARCDGEPPDGVTPVELGRFGVFRFIKVLWFAYASDKAVKKGNYDLVFGMGKTIRQDILRIGGGPQSKFWELSQKAWPMGIARSFKMLRRRCSPANWAIHYLDKVRMQRTPSIVAVSHLVRDWIVESHPHLNAADIDVVYNRPDLSRFSQVGEQERLRLRAGCGIRDDQVVIATAATNFALKGIRYLVDMLARLPERFVLHVAGGRKPDKYIRQAKALGVEHRVRFLGRVDDMPAFYRAADIFILATFYDACSNAVLEAMACGCRSLSSRLNGSAYFLPEKWIFPDPADAPAMAELVLQVAGEDRPDPLDWPEDVVSGLEPFIEMIEKRLVGK; encoded by the coding sequence ATGCCTAAATTGAGCCGCTATGGCGGGGCAGAAGCCTTTGCCTGGCGATTGAGCGAGGCCTTGGCACAACGAGGGCATGACGTCGACTTTATCTGTGCACGATGTGACGGAGAGCCGCCGGATGGGGTTACCCCCGTTGAGTTGGGGCGATTTGGCGTGTTCCGGTTCATCAAGGTGCTTTGGTTTGCCTATGCTTCAGATAAGGCCGTTAAAAAAGGCAACTATGACCTCGTGTTCGGGATGGGAAAGACAATCCGTCAGGATATTCTGCGCATAGGCGGCGGACCGCAGTCCAAGTTTTGGGAACTTTCACAAAAAGCATGGCCCATGGGTATTGCTCGGTCTTTTAAAATGTTGCGTCGAAGATGTTCGCCAGCCAATTGGGCTATTCATTATCTTGACAAGGTTCGTATGCAGCGGACTCCGAGTATTGTGGCCGTGTCTCACCTTGTGCGGGATTGGATCGTTGAGTCGCATCCACATTTGAATGCGGCAGATATTGACGTTGTTTATAACCGACCTGATCTATCCCGTTTTTCGCAGGTGGGCGAGCAGGAACGACTTCGGCTTCGGGCTGGTTGCGGAATCAGGGATGATCAGGTGGTCATTGCCACCGCGGCCACTAATTTTGCGCTCAAGGGTATCCGCTATCTTGTGGACATGCTGGCACGGCTTCCAGAAAGGTTTGTTCTTCATGTGGCGGGAGGAAGAAAACCCGATAAATATATACGTCAGGCCAAAGCTCTTGGTGTGGAACACCGGGTCCGGTTTTTAGGGCGTGTAGATGACATGCCCGCTTTTTATCGTGCTGCGGATATATTCATTTTGGCGACTTTTTATGATGCATGTTCCAATGCTGTGCTTGAAGCCATGGCTTGCGGGTGCCGCTCTTTGTCCAGTAGGCTGAATGGTAGTGCCTATTTTCTGCCGGAAAAATGGATTTTCCCTGATCCGGCTGATGCCCCGGCCATGGCTGAGCTTGTCCTGCAAGTGGCCGGTGAGGATCGGCCAGACCCTCTGGATTGGCCAGAGGACGTGGTATCCGGGTTGGAGCCGTTTATTGAAATGATAGAAAAGCGTTTGGTCGGAAAATAA
- a CDS encoding UDP-glucuronic acid decarboxylase family protein, with product MKKKRVLVTGGSGFLGSHICERLLEMDHEVLCLDNFFTGSKANVLHLLDNPYFEIIRHDVTFPLYVEVDEIYNLACPASPIHYQFDPVQTTKTSVHGAINMLGLAKRVKAKIFQASTSEVYGDPKIHPQPESYWGNVNPNGIRSCYDEGKRCAETLFFDYNRQHGLRIKVGRIFNTYGPRMTMNDGRVVSNFVVQALRGEHITVYGDGQQTRSFCYVDDLVEGIIRFMKDTPDDFTGPMNLGNPGEFTILELAETVIEMTGSKSKIIFNPLPMDDPMQRRPDISLAQKATGWEPQIDLRSGLIKTIEYFDNHLKSL from the coding sequence ATGAAAAAAAAACGTGTACTCGTCACTGGTGGTTCAGGATTTCTTGGCTCGCACATCTGCGAGCGCCTGCTAGAAATGGACCACGAAGTTCTCTGTCTAGACAATTTTTTCACAGGCAGTAAAGCCAATGTCCTACACCTGCTCGACAACCCGTATTTTGAAATAATCCGGCACGATGTAACCTTCCCTCTCTATGTGGAAGTCGATGAAATATACAATCTTGCCTGCCCGGCATCTCCCATTCATTACCAATTTGACCCAGTGCAGACCACCAAAACGAGTGTTCACGGCGCCATCAATATGCTTGGGTTGGCAAAAAGAGTTAAAGCAAAAATTTTCCAGGCGTCGACCAGTGAAGTTTACGGCGACCCCAAAATCCATCCACAGCCTGAGAGTTACTGGGGGAACGTCAACCCTAATGGCATTCGTTCCTGCTATGATGAAGGCAAACGGTGTGCCGAGACACTCTTTTTCGATTACAATCGACAGCATGGACTGCGCATCAAGGTCGGACGCATTTTCAATACATATGGTCCCCGAATGACCATGAACGATGGTCGCGTTGTCTCCAACTTCGTAGTCCAGGCACTCCGCGGTGAACATATCACCGTATACGGCGATGGTCAGCAAACCCGCAGCTTTTGCTATGTAGACGATCTGGTGGAAGGCATCATTCGCTTTATGAAAGACACTCCAGACGATTTCACCGGCCCCATGAACCTGGGCAATCCTGGCGAATTCACTATTCTTGAGCTAGCCGAAACAGTCATTGAAATGACTGGATCAAAATCCAAAATCATATTCAACCCCCTGCCCATGGACGACCCCATGCAACGGCGTCCCGACATCAGCCTGGCCCAAAAGGCCACTGGATGGGAACCACAAATAGACCTCAGGTCCGGGTTGATAAAGACCATCGAATACTTCGACAATCATCTCAAATCGCTATAA
- a CDS encoding 2-phosphosulfolactate phosphatase — protein sequence MNVNVVECLGGLQRAKGLIVVIDVFRSSTVGCFVVNSGVLDYFATDSFELAREIAAARNGKVIGEQDNIPVADFDYGNSPTLIENMDISSETLVHSTNAGTRGIVAACDLGDEVIVGSFVNADAVVKYIRSREPELVTLVAMGTGGTMRAQEDMMCAMYIKNELEGYPNSFKTLKSFLADVDSAQKFFDNERIDAPESDFELCMDLDRFDFVLKAEVLQEGCVQLLKTDVVSTDKI from the coding sequence ATGAACGTAAATGTTGTCGAATGTCTGGGTGGTTTACAGAGAGCCAAAGGCCTGATCGTTGTCATTGATGTCTTTCGATCAAGTACGGTCGGGTGTTTCGTCGTGAATAGCGGTGTACTGGACTACTTTGCCACTGACAGTTTTGAGTTGGCCCGTGAGATCGCTGCTGCCCGTAACGGTAAGGTCATCGGGGAACAAGACAACATACCTGTGGCTGATTTCGATTATGGGAATTCTCCAACCTTGATTGAAAACATGGATATTTCGTCAGAGACCCTGGTGCACTCCACTAATGCAGGAACACGGGGAATTGTGGCTGCATGTGATTTAGGGGATGAGGTTATTGTAGGCTCATTTGTCAATGCTGATGCCGTCGTGAAGTATATACGCAGTCGGGAACCGGAATTGGTAACCTTGGTGGCCATGGGGACAGGCGGAACCATGCGGGCTCAGGAAGACATGATGTGTGCCATGTATATTAAGAATGAACTGGAAGGATATCCAAATAGTTTCAAGACGCTGAAATCGTTCCTGGCTGACGTGGACAGTGCGCAAAAGTTTTTTGACAATGAGAGAATTGACGCTCCTGAATCGGACTTTGAATTATGTATGGATCTGGACAGGTTCGATTTTGTTCTCAAGGCCGAAGTCCTTCAAGAGGGATGCGTTCAGTTGCTAAAAACAGATGTTGTCTCCACAGATAAAATATAA
- a CDS encoding diguanylate cyclase has translation MSDTLQKVLIVDDSPTNLALLEHMLRDIGCEVVKAESGMEAVSLVKAYDFALILLDIQMPGLNGYEAAAKIKDYERGRHVPIIFITAIFQDEENVRQGYETGAVDYLFRPVDAQILTSKVQAFLKMHEQKVLLEKTIDLQRKTEAALRQAEEKYRLIFERVVEGIFQCTPGGDYLEVNPALVRILGYENADEIIGKPELHVDMMADLNERQAYVAAFERDGSVSGFEYRVRRKNGEIIWCSESSRIVSSDDWDDFIEGVLEDITAKKTAELELQHLATVDSLTGIANRHKFFDRLEHALSIAKRYGQLVAVLFVDLNNFKQVNDTFGHQMGDDLLRKVAQRLELRIRQSDTLARLGGDEFGVLLAGIVDEESALAVTRSLLNEMNKPFILQGQEIQVGATVGISFYPNDGKDSVSLISRADAAMYGAKRKGKEDFGTFAESTELK, from the coding sequence ATGAGTGATACTCTGCAAAAAGTCCTTATTGTAGATGATTCTCCGACGAATCTGGCCCTGTTGGAGCATATGCTGCGGGATATCGGGTGTGAAGTGGTGAAGGCCGAAAGTGGCATGGAGGCTGTTTCGCTGGTTAAAGCCTATGACTTTGCCCTGATTTTGCTTGATATTCAGATGCCAGGTTTGAACGGCTATGAAGCAGCTGCAAAAATTAAGGATTATGAACGCGGAAGACACGTTCCGATCATCTTTATCACCGCGATCTTTCAGGATGAGGAAAATGTCCGCCAAGGGTATGAAACCGGGGCCGTTGACTATCTTTTCCGACCTGTTGATGCGCAGATCCTCACCAGCAAGGTTCAAGCCTTTCTCAAGATGCATGAGCAGAAAGTTCTGCTAGAAAAGACGATCGATCTGCAACGAAAGACAGAGGCTGCTCTACGCCAGGCAGAGGAGAAATATCGTTTGATTTTTGAACGTGTTGTGGAGGGGATTTTCCAGTGCACACCAGGAGGTGACTATCTGGAAGTCAACCCAGCCCTCGTTCGTATTCTCGGTTATGAGAATGCCGATGAAATAATTGGCAAACCGGAATTGCATGTAGATATGATGGCCGACCTCAATGAACGGCAAGCGTATGTGGCTGCATTCGAAAGAGATGGCTCTGTGTCAGGCTTTGAGTATCGGGTTCGCAGGAAAAACGGTGAGATTATCTGGTGCTCGGAAAGTTCCCGTATAGTGTCTTCAGACGATTGGGATGATTTTATTGAAGGTGTTCTTGAGGATATTACTGCTAAAAAGACGGCCGAACTGGAGTTGCAGCATCTAGCGACTGTGGACAGTCTGACAGGCATTGCCAATCGGCACAAATTTTTTGACAGACTTGAGCATGCCCTATCCATCGCCAAGCGATATGGACAATTAGTGGCAGTATTGTTTGTCGATCTCAATAATTTCAAGCAGGTTAATGACACTTTTGGTCATCAGATGGGCGACGACCTGCTGCGAAAGGTGGCTCAACGGCTTGAACTGAGGATTCGACAGTCCGATACGCTGGCCCGTCTTGGTGGTGATGAATTTGGTGTTTTGCTTGCGGGAATTGTTGACGAAGAAAGTGCACTTGCTGTGACCCGAAGCCTTTTGAATGAAATGAACAAACCGTTTATTTTGCAAGGGCAGGAGATCCAGGTCGGAGCAACTGTCGGCATAAGTTTTTACCCCAATGACGGCAAGGACAGTGTTTCTCTTATCAGTCGGGCAGACGCTGCAATGTACGGAGCAAAAAGGAAGGGAAAGGAAGACTTTGGCACATTCGCTGAGTCTACCGAGTTGAAGTAG
- a CDS encoding NADH-quinone oxidoreductase subunit A produces MVFDWLHFAIVLFLLGGLLFAVGPLVLAVLFAPKARGGDVGMPYECGMVPYGSSWARWGVSYYVYALIFLAFDVDVLYLFPVSTAYADAEGWVPFVKVFIFLFFLILSVIYFWAKGVFTWPRRIR; encoded by the coding sequence ATGGTTTTCGACTGGCTGCATTTTGCAATCGTATTATTTTTGCTCGGTGGACTACTCTTTGCCGTCGGGCCTTTGGTTCTGGCAGTGCTGTTCGCTCCCAAAGCGCGGGGCGGGGACGTTGGTATGCCATATGAATGTGGCATGGTCCCTTACGGCAGTTCGTGGGCGAGGTGGGGTGTATCATATTATGTGTATGCTCTGATCTTCCTCGCTTTCGACGTGGATGTTCTTTACCTGTTTCCTGTTTCCACGGCGTACGCCGACGCCGAGGGATGGGTTCCGTTCGTGAAGGTATTCATCTTCCTGTTCTTCCTTATTCTTTCCGTCATCTATTTCTGGGCGAAAGGGGTGTTTACATGGCCGCGCAGGATTCGGTAG
- the nuoB gene encoding NADH-quinone oxidoreductase subunit NuoB: protein MAAQDSVVPKDFLTTGNHYMEPPLVNIQLAQDLFDVCRSMSLWPMTFGLACCAIEMMATGMARFDMARFGAEVFRPSPRQSDVMIVAGTVTKKMAPAVVRLYEQMPGPKWVIAMGNCAISGGPFKIKDNYNVIEGVDTLIPVDVYVPGCPPRPEGLLEGFFELQRLITGKRWWPVAAEVEG from the coding sequence ATGGCCGCGCAGGATTCGGTAGTTCCCAAGGACTTTTTGACGACGGGCAACCATTATATGGAACCGCCTCTCGTCAATATTCAATTGGCGCAGGACCTTTTCGATGTATGTCGATCCATGTCTTTGTGGCCTATGACATTCGGCCTTGCGTGTTGCGCCATCGAAATGATGGCCACCGGCATGGCGCGATTCGATATGGCCCGGTTTGGGGCAGAAGTTTTCAGACCTTCGCCGCGTCAGTCTGATGTCATGATCGTCGCAGGTACCGTGACCAAGAAGATGGCGCCAGCCGTTGTCAGGCTCTACGAACAGATGCCTGGACCCAAGTGGGTCATTGCAATGGGCAACTGTGCCATTTCAGGTGGCCCTTTCAAGATCAAGGACAACTATAACGTGATTGAAGGCGTGGATACATTGATCCCCGTTGATGTTTACGTTCCTGGCTGTCCGCCCAGACCGGAAGGTCTGCTGGAAGGGTTCTTCGAGTTACAGCGTCTGATCACAGGTAAACGCTGGTGGCCCGTTGCCGCCGAGGTGGAGGGTTAA
- a CDS encoding NADH-quinone oxidoreductase subunit C, with the protein MLQVLEGVATQCVAKQDKGATGNVWSIFLAPNQIINATRKLYEAEYSLEDVLALDIEEGFLVIYHFNRWNIEERVTLRVLLPRDNAVVPSIASIFQGAEWHERETRDFHGIIFKDNPNLVPLLMSAEDVDVHPLIKADKVRKSIKELLTLGEIVSCSKGIEELFAETEAEEASDA; encoded by the coding sequence ATGTTGCAAGTCTTGGAAGGCGTGGCAACCCAATGTGTTGCCAAGCAGGACAAGGGTGCGACCGGAAATGTCTGGTCCATCTTTCTGGCTCCGAACCAAATCATCAATGCGACCCGGAAATTGTATGAAGCAGAATATTCGCTCGAAGATGTCCTCGCATTGGATATCGAAGAGGGTTTTTTGGTGATTTATCACTTTAATAGATGGAACATTGAAGAGCGCGTTACTCTTCGTGTTTTGCTCCCCCGGGACAACGCGGTTGTTCCGTCTATTGCTTCCATTTTCCAAGGTGCCGAGTGGCATGAGCGGGAAACCCGCGATTTTCACGGTATAATCTTTAAAGACAACCCGAATCTTGTGCCGCTGCTGATGTCGGCTGAGGACGTGGATGTTCACCCCCTTATCAAGGCCGACAAAGTTCGAAAGTCCATCAAGGAGCTTTTGACGCTTGGAGAAATCGTGTCTTGTTCCAAGGGTATAGAAGAATTGTTTGCGGAAACGGAGGCCGAGGAGGCCTCCGATGCGTAG
- a CDS encoding NADH-quinone oxidoreductase subunit D — MSAYQNLEQMKGDFYTQKFEAGKQDGTLIINMGPQHPSTHGVLRIVIEVDGEYIVRAEPVLGYLHRMHEKMGETQTWGGYIPNMGRVDYGHAMAWNWAYVGAVEKLMGIEVPERAEYLRVIMTEFNRLTSHLLWWGAYILDLGAFTPIMYAFDDREMILDILQRPSASRLTYSNFRVGGVQMDFDDKCIELMKAFIPHFRERLPMYHDLVTENLILRRRIEGVGIIDQDMCRRYGCTGPVVRGAGVPYDLRKDEPYSVYDRFDFDIPTQDSACSAGRYHVRVAEMEQSMRIIEQALEQLDSAEGGHIIPKAPKPSMKPPAGEVYFNVEGGRGKIGVYAVSDGSKVPYRVKLRAPGFSNLSAFAEAATGTILADAVAILGSLDLIIPEIDR; from the coding sequence ATGTCGGCTTACCAAAATTTAGAACAAATGAAGGGTGATTTTTACACCCAGAAGTTCGAGGCCGGGAAGCAGGACGGAACCCTGATCATCAATATGGGTCCGCAGCATCCGTCTACGCACGGCGTGCTGAGGATCGTGATCGAGGTGGACGGTGAGTACATCGTCCGTGCCGAACCCGTACTGGGTTACCTGCACCGCATGCATGAGAAAATGGGCGAGACCCAGACTTGGGGTGGATATATCCCCAATATGGGCCGCGTCGACTATGGACACGCTATGGCCTGGAATTGGGCCTACGTGGGCGCAGTCGAAAAACTGATGGGCATTGAGGTGCCGGAAAGGGCGGAATATCTGCGGGTCATCATGACCGAGTTCAACCGTCTGACCTCCCACTTGTTGTGGTGGGGTGCCTACATCCTCGACCTTGGCGCGTTTACTCCTATTATGTACGCATTTGATGATCGTGAAATGATCTTGGACATCCTGCAGAGGCCGTCGGCTTCCAGGTTGACCTATTCCAATTTCCGCGTCGGTGGCGTGCAGATGGATTTCGACGACAAGTGTATCGAGTTGATGAAGGCGTTCATTCCGCATTTCAGGGAAAGGCTGCCTATGTACCATGATCTCGTCACTGAAAACCTTATCTTGCGCAGGCGTATTGAAGGCGTCGGTATAATCGATCAGGATATGTGCCGCCGTTATGGCTGTACCGGACCCGTTGTTCGTGGTGCGGGCGTCCCTTATGATTTGCGCAAAGACGAACCGTACTCTGTGTACGACCGTTTCGATTTCGATATCCCGACGCAGGATTCCGCCTGTTCGGCTGGACGTTATCATGTCCGTGTGGCCGAGATGGAACAATCCATGCGTATTATCGAGCAGGCACTTGAGCAACTGGACTCTGCTGAGGGCGGCCACATTATTCCGAAGGCCCCCAAACCGTCCATGAAGCCGCCGGCGGGCGAAGTATACTTCAATGTTGAAGGCGGGCGCGGAAAGATCGGCGTCTACGCTGTTTCCGATGGATCAAAGGTCCCGTACCGCGTCAAGTTGCGCGCGCCGGGTTTCTCAAACTTGAGCGCATTTGCCGAAGCCGCAACAGGAACGATCCTGGCCGACGCCGTCGCCATTTTGGGCAGCCTGGACCTGATTATTCCGGAAATCGACAGGTAG
- the nuoH gene encoding NADH-quinone oxidoreductase subunit NuoH, protein MNAFLQNLIPLVIAMVGAMVWLGLNALVLVYCERKFAGHIQRRPGPFEVGPHGALQPLIDGVKLMGKQLLTPDNADSILYWFAPILSMIPVLLLFMPIPYGPVLTGMEVNLGLLLILAFSSFNGLAVILAGWASNNKWGVLGAARAVSQTVAYEIPLLLTVLAISFMTGTLSLTEITSLQAGHIGHWLIWKQPLAFVIFLIAMFGETNRAPFDLAEAESELTAGFHTEYSSMGFGLFFMAEYGYMVVMCSVCSVLFLGGFHGPFPGIEGWWWMLIKTYALLFVMIWARWTFPRVRFDQLLNINWKWLLPLATFNLLATALIIKL, encoded by the coding sequence ATGAACGCATTCTTACAGAACCTGATACCTCTGGTCATCGCCATGGTTGGGGCCATGGTCTGGCTGGGTCTCAACGCCCTGGTGCTGGTCTATTGCGAACGGAAGTTCGCAGGCCACATCCAGCGCAGACCCGGTCCTTTTGAAGTCGGCCCTCATGGTGCTCTCCAGCCGCTTATAGACGGCGTAAAACTCATGGGTAAACAGCTCCTGACTCCGGATAACGCGGATTCGATCCTTTATTGGTTCGCTCCGATCCTGTCCATGATTCCGGTACTGTTGCTCTTCATGCCCATCCCGTATGGTCCTGTGCTGACCGGTATGGAAGTCAACCTTGGCTTGTTGCTCATTCTGGCTTTCTCCAGCTTTAACGGGTTGGCAGTCATTCTGGCCGGTTGGGCATCCAACAATAAATGGGGCGTTCTCGGCGCGGCTCGTGCCGTATCGCAGACCGTGGCATACGAAATCCCGCTGCTTCTGACCGTTCTGGCCATTTCCTTTATGACCGGAACCCTGAGCTTGACCGAGATCACCTCATTGCAGGCTGGTCACATCGGTCATTGGCTTATATGGAAACAGCCGTTGGCATTCGTTATATTCCTCATTGCGATGTTTGGTGAGACCAACCGTGCTCCGTTTGACCTGGCCGAGGCCGAGTCCGAACTGACTGCCGGGTTCCACACGGAGTATTCCTCCATGGGATTCGGTCTCTTCTTCATGGCTGAGTATGGATACATGGTTGTCATGTGCTCCGTTTGCTCCGTCCTTTTCCTTGGCGGATTCCATGGGCCTTTCCCCGGCATCGAAGGATGGTGGTGGATGCTCATCAAGACGTATGCTTTGCTGTTCGTCATGATCTGGGCTCGTTGGACTTTCCCCCGCGTTCGGTTTGACCAGCTGCTGAACATCAACTGGAAATGGTTGTTGCCGTTGGCTACATTCAACCTGTTGGCCACCGCGCTGATCATCAAGTTGTAG
- a CDS encoding 4Fe-4S binding protein encodes MGKFRENIIQPILDCWSLIVGLKITGKYFCKPLITVHYPRQVIDDENLQTYGGHVELIGKPKDPAMPKCISCMMCVTNCPSRCLKVVKQKAPKLTPEQEAASTAAEKAGEKVVKPKAPKNPLKFTYDYTLCSLCGTCIDNCPAKSLKFSNNMYWVATSRKEMNIDLLARLKEKATELSVPAPKTETKQVAAEKEA; translated from the coding sequence ATGGGAAAATTCAGAGAAAATATCATACAGCCGATTCTCGACTGCTGGAGTCTGATCGTTGGACTGAAAATCACGGGTAAGTATTTTTGCAAACCCCTGATTACTGTTCACTATCCCCGGCAGGTTATCGACGACGAGAATCTGCAAACATACGGTGGGCATGTCGAGTTGATCGGTAAGCCCAAGGACCCGGCTATGCCCAAATGCATTTCCTGCATGATGTGCGTGACCAACTGCCCGAGCAGGTGCCTGAAAGTTGTCAAACAGAAGGCTCCCAAGCTGACTCCAGAGCAGGAAGCAGCCTCAACAGCTGCCGAAAAAGCGGGAGAGAAGGTTGTCAAACCAAAGGCTCCCAAGAATCCGTTGAAATTCACTTATGACTATACGCTGTGTTCGCTGTGCGGCACATGTATTGATAACTGTCCGGCCAAGTCGTTGAAGTTCTCTAATAATATGTATTGGGTGGCGACTTCACGGAAAGAGATGAACATTGATCTTCTCGCCAGGCTCAAGGAGAAGGCCACGGAATTGTCCGTTCCGGCTCCCAAGACCGAGACCAAGCAGGTCGCGGCAGAGAAGGAGGCGTAA
- a CDS encoding NADH-quinone oxidoreductase subunit J, producing the protein MEVMAKVAFCVYTLIILGGSVVAVTSSSLVRALIGLIVTLIGVAGMYLLLATPFMAFMQLLIYVGAVSVLIFFAVMLTRAEKGGDESGYVSMKTYVYGLAATMAPAAILGWLVMTRPVDSVAIPVEVTIKELGQGLLGSYFLPFELISVILMVAMAGAVLLTWEKRGKK; encoded by the coding sequence ATGGAAGTCATGGCGAAAGTGGCATTTTGCGTTTACACGCTCATCATTTTGGGCGGGTCTGTTGTCGCCGTCACAAGCAGTAGTTTGGTTCGTGCCCTGATCGGGTTGATTGTCACCCTGATTGGTGTGGCCGGAATGTACCTGCTGTTGGCGACGCCTTTCATGGCCTTCATGCAACTCCTTATCTATGTCGGTGCTGTCAGTGTCCTGATCTTCTTCGCAGTCATGTTGACTCGAGCGGAGAAGGGCGGTGACGAAAGTGGATATGTTTCAATGAAGACGTATGTCTACGGATTGGCGGCGACCATGGCCCCTGCAGCCATTTTGGGCTGGTTGGTTATGACCAGGCCTGTCGATTCCGTGGCTATTCCTGTTGAGGTAACCATTAAGGAACTCGGGCAGGGATTGCTCGGCTCCTACTTCCTGCCTTTTGAGTTGATCTCGGTCATCCTCATGGTGGCAATGGCCGGAGCTGTGCTCCTGACATGGGAAAAAAGGGGGAAGAAATAA
- the nuoK gene encoding NADH-quinone oxidoreductase subunit NuoK gives MSALTLYQIVALMLLCAGLFGLTQRRSLVGMLISVELMLNGAGLSMVAAAQLTEFSAVLGQLGTLFVMGLAAAEATLVLAILVVVARRFKSARTSDITTLKE, from the coding sequence ATGAGTGCTCTGACCCTTTATCAAATTGTCGCATTGATGCTTCTGTGTGCTGGCCTTTTTGGTCTGACACAGCGCAGGAGTCTCGTTGGAATGCTGATCTCGGTGGAACTCATGCTCAACGGTGCTGGTCTGTCCATGGTGGCGGCTGCACAGTTGACAGAATTCAGTGCCGTTCTCGGACAACTCGGTACCCTGTTTGTCATGGGGCTTGCCGCAGCCGAGGCTACACTTGTCCTTGCAATCCTCGTGGTTGTTGCAAGGCGATTTAAATCCGCCAGAACCAGTGACATCACTACATTGAAGGAATAG